A single Anopheles funestus chromosome 2RL, idAnoFuneDA-416_04, whole genome shotgun sequence DNA region contains:
- the LOC125766399 gene encoding uncharacterized protein LOC125766399 encodes MGANLLVLVGTIIVPLVVICFVSVVTFVNLYLNIRRRFPAKVNCWFCNHDTRVPYDQSNSFVCPACKQYNGFTADGDYNREIPEQYQQRLNNHYYHHPSNITDDDKWDSSTVRSSIGNRRFLTNNGLCFGCNRNQELKIHQLASFVPEDEDNYDAEVDEYRKQLEQAYKLCGRCERVLKRTLNDVKRNILGSKLAQIGSKSMDVLDMHIRASTKQLAHLKRQRWAKVCVWAITGLLLVKLHQNFADSVWTVTDLLLLCPAPLLSGITMILSYALAMRELFYQQFEKLISEPSVQQTTERIEAIGYEIFLQYVPNSLVKTSAHYYETISAQVPNERSSSVLLNIAIVALAALLASLGSLRTIVKQFLIVALCFVDYSLKYTQVKDPSIVAFLLTTAALVISLSSIGQRLIRSDVPASNLNSSFHKIYSQQCKESDYSDADNSYSVPEQTAYRADQNAFSNKSPSVCGHPTKEHVFGDVSGKSLDTTKSGSPSGFSLSPTNPFLTVDGSPPLGFNQISGSLFNVATDEAQTGRVVDKRSTFDRQSITPQVSAHSLLKTPSFSVDNFQTLAHVPSHRQNKRRSGPTSMVSGSHRNFNQFRYSMNTINQDEDRAFRESEDQLIEDDIDRLSISARASLNASGMLGSRTSLAGAMNPFAKKSHPETEYDELTTMRPASLHHRTRVFRAPEPSKGFAKDTLWSTGGSFGGQLTHMSRTSSQSSGFESQTGTTRRNTPTEVDICSNGETRPDRSQHIMALPRSEQPSPVPSSASVFEWNNMTDASFGNRANTSQQRSLFSEQNLFNSALQQSANPLDMKTATVPPTFTTEGSGLFFPKLARTPIASNGGGGSIATGSTLSARHIFPPQQSQTPSYHHQFSHTPPAGMGTPFGTTASFVSKAPSMASLAGTGSFYISNKPTASGRTSLLNVSKFTTEQLGNGTLPTA; translated from the exons ATGGGCGCGAACTTGTTGGTGCTGGTAGGCACGATCATAGTCCCATTGGTTGTGATCTGCTTCGTTTCTGTAGTTACGTTCGTTAATCTGTACTTGAACATTCG GAGACGCTTCCCGGCAAAGGTGAACTGTTGGTTTTGTAATCATGATACGCGCGTTCCGTACGATCAGTCCAATTCATTCGTTTGTCCGGCGTGTAAGCAGTACAATGGATTCACCGCGGACGGTGACTATAATCGGGAAATACCGGAACAGTACCAGCAGCGGCTGAACAACCATTACTATCACCATCCGTCAAACATCACCGACGACGATAAGTGGGACAGTTCTACGGTCCGTTCGTCAATCGGTAATAGGCGGTTCCTTACCAACAACGGCCTGTGTTTCGGATGCAATCGGAACCAGGAGttgaaaatacatcaactAGCATCGTTCGTGCCGGAAGATGAAGATAATTACGATGCGGAAGTAGATGAATATCG CAAACAACTGGAACAAGCGTACAAACTGTGTGGAAGATGTGAACGCGTCCTGAAGCGTACACTGAACGATGTAAAACGGAACATCCTGGGCTCTAAGCTGGCTCAGATTGGCAGTAAAAGTATGGACGTGTTGGATATGCATATACGCGCTTCCACCAAGCAACTTGCTCACCTGAAGCGGCAACGTTGGGCAAAGGTGTGCGTATGGGCCATCACGGGACTGCTGCTAGTGAAACTACATCAAAATTTTGCCGACTCCGTATGGACTGTAACCGATTTATTACTACTCTGCCCAGCGCCCCTGCTTTCTGGCATTACTATGATTCTCTCGTACGCCCTTGCCATGCGCGAGCTGTTTTACCAACAGTTTGAAAAGCTGATTTCGGAACCGAGCGTGCAGCAAACGACAGAACGTATTGAAGCGATTGGGTACGAAATATTTCTCCAATACGTACCGAATTCGTTGGTAAAGACCTCTGCACACTACTACGAAACTATATCGGCACAAGTACCAAACGAAAGGAGTTCTTCTGTACTGCTGAACATAGCCATTGTAGCACTGGCGGCATTACTAGCTTCTCTCGGTAGTCTGCGAACGATCGTCAAGCAGTTCCTTATCGTAGCGCTTTGCTTCGTGGATTATTCGCTCAAGTATACCCAAGTGAAGGATCCATCGATCGTGGCCTTCCTGCTTACCACTGCGGCCCTCGTAATATCGCTAAGCAGCATCGGCCAACGATTGATTCGTAGTGATGTACCCGCCAGTAATCTTAACTCAAGCTTTCACAAAATATATTCCCAACAGTGCAAGGAAAGTGATTATTCTGATGCTGATAACAGTTATAGCGTTCCAGAGCAGACAGCTTATAGAGCGGATCAGAATGCGTTTAGCAATAAAAGTCCGTCCGTGTGCGGTCATCCCACTAAGGAGCATGTATTTGGCGATGTTAGTGGCAAATCGCTTGATACCACGAAATCGGGCAGCCCTTCCGGGTTTTCTCTTTCCCCAACGAATCCATTTTTGACAGTAGATGGTTCTCCCCCGCTAGGGTTCAATCAAATTAGCGGCTCGCTGTTTAATGTCGCGACTGATGAAGCCCAGACTGGCCGAGTCGTTGATAAACGGTCTACATTTGATAGGCAAAGCATCACACCCCAAGTTTCGGCTCATTCGCTTCTGAAAACACCTTCATTTTCAGTGGATAATTTTCAAACCCTGGCACACGTCCCGTCGCACAGGCAAAACAAACGTCGATCTGGACCTACATCAATGGTTTCCGGAAGTCATCGTAATTTCAATCAGTTTCGCTACTCAATGAACACCATAAATCAGGATGAGGATCGTGCATTTCGCGAGTCAGAGGACCAACTAATCGAAGATGATATCGATCGGCTTTCGATCAGTGCACGGGCTTCGCTGAATGCCTCCGGAATGCTCGGTTCTCGTACATCGCTCGCCGGCGCCATGAATCCGTTTGCGAAAAAATCCCACCCCGAAACGGAGTATGACGAGCTGACGACGATGCGGCCTGCCTCACTACATCACCGCACGCGCGTTTTCCGAGCTCCCGAACCGTCCAAAGGCTTCGCCAAAGACACACTGTGGTCGACGGGTGGTAGCTTTGGTGGACAGCTAACGCACATGTCGCGCACTTCATCGCAAAGTTCCGGGTTTGAGTCGCAAACCGGTACCACACGCCGTAACACTCCAACGGAGGTGGACATCTGTTCCAACGGTGAAACGCGACCGGATAGATCGCAACACATCATGGCACTGCCACGAAGCGAGCAACCCTCCCCTGTTCCATCATCCGCGTCCGTGTTCGAGTGGAACAATATGACCGACGCATCGTTCGGTAACAGAGCAAATACCTCGCAACAGCGCTCTCTGTTCAGTGAGCAAAACCTTTTCAACAGTGCCCTACAACAATCGGCGAACCCATTAGACATGAAAACAGCAACGGTACCACCTACCTTTACTACGGAGGGATCCGGATTGTTTTTCCCGAAACTTGCCCGCACACCCATCGCCagcaatggtggtggtgggtcCATTGCAACCGGGTCTACTTTATCCGCCCGACACATTTTCCCGCCCCAGCAATCACAAACACCATCCTATCACCACCAATTTAGCCATACACCACCTGCAGGGATGGGAACTCCCTTCGGGACCACTGCCAGCTTTGTCAGCAAAGCACCATCGATGGCGTCGCTTGCCGGAACCGGAAGCTTCTACATCTCAAACAAACCGACTGCCAGCGGCCGAACAAGTCTGCTAAACGTTAGCAAATTCACAACTGAGCAACTTGGTAACGGAACACTGCCTACTGCCTGA